The Triticum aestivum cultivar Chinese Spring chromosome 3A, IWGSC CS RefSeq v2.1, whole genome shotgun sequence genome includes a region encoding these proteins:
- the LOC123059039 gene encoding uncharacterized protein, which translates to MEGTMKNGARAIKGKVAMAYSKYAGKAQAKPALSTTAHAYQPRYPFSIDATASAPYAAADDVDERASAFILSVRERFKNEQTMMS; encoded by the coding sequence ATGGAGGGAACCATGAAGAACGGCGCCAGGGCGATCAAAGGCAAGGTGGCGATGGCGTACTCCAAGTACGCCGGCAAGGCCCAGGCCAAGCCTGCCCTGAGCACTACAGCACACGCCTACCAGCCAAGGTACCCTTTTTCCATTGACGCCACCGCGAGCGCCCCCTACGCCGCGGCTGATGATGTCGACGAGAGGGCCTCGGCGTTCATACTGTCCGTCCGAGAGCGCTTCAAGAACGAGCAGACGATGATGAGTTAG